In Heptranchias perlo isolate sHepPer1 chromosome 7, sHepPer1.hap1, whole genome shotgun sequence, a genomic segment contains:
- the stradb gene encoding STE20-related kinase adapter protein alpha isoform X1, translating into MSALHWLINVLEVEVQFVSRGRRDCCARESLSVSGASMSFLDCSCISQTEIESIDAGSQVDGIDRLHLRDEFSAHSQSPLRDAKMMYMTSASHYELLSELGKSFSNLTTVNLAKHIPSGNMVVVKRTNMDTCSEENLSSLQNELLVWQLFRHPNILPYRAVFTEGSELWVVMAFTAYGSASSLLKLYFTEGMSESLIAHIFYGVLKALDYIHRMGYIHRSVRPSHILISGEGHIYLSGLHGLCSMVTDGQRLRVVYDFPEFSASILPWLSPEVLQQDLHGYDAKSDIYSLGITACELARGQVPFQDMRPTQMLLQKLRGSLCLVDLSFPPKELGLKNSRSGVDSGIGESVATCSMMRTNTSERSPNSMNKTFSAAFHSFVELCLQREPGNRPSASMLLAHPFFKQVKKQTRETLMNLLQPAVPLSDSPATAGTLQSHGDGPISPLQELDGDWEF; encoded by the exons ATGAG tGCCCTCCATTGGCTGATTAACGTATTGGAAGTAGAAGTCCAGTTTGTTTCGAGAGGCAGAAGG GATTGCTGTGCTCGTGAGTCACTAAGTGTATCAGGAGCTTCCATGTCTTTTCTG gACTGCTCCTGTATTTCCCAGACTGAAATAGAATCAATTGATGCTGGCAGCCAGGTAGACGGGATAGACCGCCTGCATCTG AGAGATGAGTTTTCAGCGCATTCACAGAGCCCTTTGCGAGATGCAAAGATGATGTACATGACCAGTGCAAGTCACTATGAGCTTCTATCTGAACTAG gAAAGAGTTTTAGTAATCTAACCACAGTGAACCTGGCTAAGCACATCCCATCTGGTAACATGGTGGTTGTGAAACGCACTAATATGGACACCTGTTCCGAAGAAAATCTGTCCTCCTTGCAG AATGAGCTGCTCGTCTGGCAACTGTTTCGGCACCCAAACATCCTGCCGTACAGAGCTGTTTTCACAGAGGGCAGCGAGCTATGGGTCGTCATGGCATTCACAGCGTATG GTTCTGCCAGCAGCCTCCTAAAATTGTATTTTACTGAAGGCATGAGTGAAAGTCTTATTGCGCATATCTTTTACGGAGTCCTGAAGGCATTGGATTATATTCACCGAATGGGATACATTCACAG GAGTGTTAGACCCAGCCATATTCTTATATCTGGGGAGGGACACATTTACCTCTCTGGTCTGCATGGTCTCTGCAGTATGGTCACAGATGGACAAAGGCTAAGAGTTGTGTATGATTTCCCAGAGTTCAGTGCTTCTATTTTGCCTTGGCTGAGCCCTGAAGTTCTCCAACAG GACTTGCACGGATATGATGCGAAGTCTGACATCTACAGCCTTGGGATCACAGCATGCGAGTTAGCCAGAGGCCAGGTTCCCTTTCAGGATATGCGGCCTACGCAG ATGCTGCTCCAGAAGCTGAGGGGCTCATTATGTCTGGTAGACCTCAGTTTCCCTCCAAAGGAACTAGGGTTGAAGAATTCCCGCTCCGGGGTGGATTCTGGAATTGGGGAGAGTGTTGCCACTTGCAGCATGATGAGGACAAACACAAGTGAACGATCCCCGAATTCAATGAATAAAACTTTCTCTGCAGCCTTTCATAGCTTTGTGGAGCTCTGTCTGCAGAGAGAGCCTGGAAATCG ACCGTCAGCAAGCATGTTGTTAGCCCACCCCTTCTTCAAACAG GTGAAAAAGCAGACCAGGGAGACGCtgatgaatctgcttcaaccagcgGTGCCACTGTCCGATTCTCCGGCCACAGCAGGGACCTTGCAGTCACATGGAGATGGCCCAATCAGTCCCTTACAGGAGCTAGATGGTGACTGGGAATTTTAA
- the stradb gene encoding STE20-related kinase adapter protein alpha isoform X2: MSFLDCSCISQTEIESIDAGSQVDGIDRLHLRDEFSAHSQSPLRDAKMMYMTSASHYELLSELGKSFSNLTTVNLAKHIPSGNMVVVKRTNMDTCSEENLSSLQNELLVWQLFRHPNILPYRAVFTEGSELWVVMAFTAYGSASSLLKLYFTEGMSESLIAHIFYGVLKALDYIHRMGYIHRSVRPSHILISGEGHIYLSGLHGLCSMVTDGQRLRVVYDFPEFSASILPWLSPEVLQQDLHGYDAKSDIYSLGITACELARGQVPFQDMRPTQMLLQKLRGSLCLVDLSFPPKELGLKNSRSGVDSGIGESVATCSMMRTNTSERSPNSMNKTFSAAFHSFVELCLQREPGNRPSASMLLAHPFFKQVKKQTRETLMNLLQPAVPLSDSPATAGTLQSHGDGPISPLQELDGDWEF; the protein is encoded by the exons ATGTCTTTTCTG gACTGCTCCTGTATTTCCCAGACTGAAATAGAATCAATTGATGCTGGCAGCCAGGTAGACGGGATAGACCGCCTGCATCTG AGAGATGAGTTTTCAGCGCATTCACAGAGCCCTTTGCGAGATGCAAAGATGATGTACATGACCAGTGCAAGTCACTATGAGCTTCTATCTGAACTAG gAAAGAGTTTTAGTAATCTAACCACAGTGAACCTGGCTAAGCACATCCCATCTGGTAACATGGTGGTTGTGAAACGCACTAATATGGACACCTGTTCCGAAGAAAATCTGTCCTCCTTGCAG AATGAGCTGCTCGTCTGGCAACTGTTTCGGCACCCAAACATCCTGCCGTACAGAGCTGTTTTCACAGAGGGCAGCGAGCTATGGGTCGTCATGGCATTCACAGCGTATG GTTCTGCCAGCAGCCTCCTAAAATTGTATTTTACTGAAGGCATGAGTGAAAGTCTTATTGCGCATATCTTTTACGGAGTCCTGAAGGCATTGGATTATATTCACCGAATGGGATACATTCACAG GAGTGTTAGACCCAGCCATATTCTTATATCTGGGGAGGGACACATTTACCTCTCTGGTCTGCATGGTCTCTGCAGTATGGTCACAGATGGACAAAGGCTAAGAGTTGTGTATGATTTCCCAGAGTTCAGTGCTTCTATTTTGCCTTGGCTGAGCCCTGAAGTTCTCCAACAG GACTTGCACGGATATGATGCGAAGTCTGACATCTACAGCCTTGGGATCACAGCATGCGAGTTAGCCAGAGGCCAGGTTCCCTTTCAGGATATGCGGCCTACGCAG ATGCTGCTCCAGAAGCTGAGGGGCTCATTATGTCTGGTAGACCTCAGTTTCCCTCCAAAGGAACTAGGGTTGAAGAATTCCCGCTCCGGGGTGGATTCTGGAATTGGGGAGAGTGTTGCCACTTGCAGCATGATGAGGACAAACACAAGTGAACGATCCCCGAATTCAATGAATAAAACTTTCTCTGCAGCCTTTCATAGCTTTGTGGAGCTCTGTCTGCAGAGAGAGCCTGGAAATCG ACCGTCAGCAAGCATGTTGTTAGCCCACCCCTTCTTCAAACAG GTGAAAAAGCAGACCAGGGAGACGCtgatgaatctgcttcaaccagcgGTGCCACTGTCCGATTCTCCGGCCACAGCAGGGACCTTGCAGTCACATGGAGATGGCCCAATCAGTCCCTTACAGGAGCTAGATGGTGACTGGGAATTTTAA